The following proteins are co-located in the Halarcobacter sp. genome:
- a CDS encoding RNB domain-containing ribonuclease encodes MFNELFQKIQQHIKDFDEQEIEILKGFMKDGFIIKNETYEINSKYRVGIVKIEKNKAILCDLLNEHKNINLDFEHLNGAYDGDLVLAKRVFNPRSKIKAKVEKVFSNSKKSEILVYIKDRNYFTIKESIKLQAKVDKNLAEGDILLIDSKSFEVLKNFGNISDNRVDEIISLHLYSEDYRVNTKIEVEAKMDDIKQRVDLRDLPFCTIDPNTAKDHDDAIYFDWENAVLYVAIADVSYFVKEGSALDELAYKKSMSAYLPSKVLPMLPNELSEDLCSLKEGVDRYSYVFKIYLDLEKSEVKKSELFEALINSHKKFSYGRIDRVLEEKFDTFTQTEKNIFDYILPLYEVTKAFRKKRLVKGYDFRSSEHRLKLKNGDIQSVEIERSSASHQLIEECMLLANIEASKKVNSVGIFRIHEEPPFKAISKLVDEVNALGVKVKLQNDVHTTITHIQEKANKTTLREEIDELIIHSQTQAKYSSKNLGHFGLGFASYSHFTSPIRRYSDLVLHRILKTKQTPKDIDVICEYISTQERKIDQMVWDYEDRKYARWALKNIGKEVKAKITDTERGIAVTYSEISGAKIYLDNYKGQVLFSKIRVILKSSDLISKKIIGSVRY; translated from the coding sequence TTGTTTAATGAATTATTTCAAAAGATACAACAACATATAAAAGATTTTGATGAACAAGAGATAGAGATATTGAAAGGTTTTATGAAAGATGGTTTTATTATAAAAAATGAAACATATGAAATAAACTCTAAATATAGAGTTGGAATAGTAAAAATAGAAAAGAATAAAGCTATTCTTTGTGATTTACTTAATGAACATAAAAATATAAATTTAGATTTCGAACATTTAAATGGTGCATATGATGGGGATTTAGTCCTTGCAAAAAGGGTCTTTAATCCAAGAAGTAAAATAAAAGCAAAAGTGGAAAAAGTTTTTTCAAATAGTAAAAAAAGTGAAATATTAGTTTATATAAAAGATAGAAATTATTTTACAATAAAAGAGTCAATAAAACTTCAAGCAAAAGTTGATAAAAACTTAGCTGAAGGAGATATTTTATTAATAGATAGTAAAAGTTTTGAAGTATTAAAAAACTTTGGAAATATAAGTGACAATAGAGTTGATGAGATAATATCTCTACATTTGTATTCAGAAGATTATAGGGTTAATACAAAAATTGAAGTTGAAGCTAAGATGGATGATATAAAACAAAGAGTAGATTTAAGAGATTTACCTTTTTGTACAATTGACCCTAATACTGCCAAAGACCATGATGATGCGATATATTTTGATTGGGAAAATGCAGTTTTATATGTAGCGATAGCCGATGTTTCATATTTTGTAAAAGAGGGAAGTGCATTAGATGAATTAGCATATAAAAAATCTATGTCTGCATATTTGCCTTCAAAAGTTTTACCAATGTTGCCAAATGAGTTAAGTGAAGATTTATGCTCTTTAAAAGAGGGTGTTGATAGATACTCATATGTATTTAAAATATATTTAGATTTAGAGAAATCTGAAGTGAAAAAATCAGAACTTTTTGAAGCACTTATAAACTCACACAAGAAATTTTCATATGGTAGAATTGATAGAGTATTAGAAGAGAAGTTTGATACTTTTACTCAAACTGAGAAAAATATCTTTGATTATATTTTACCACTATATGAGGTTACAAAAGCATTTAGAAAAAAAAGGCTTGTAAAGGGATATGATTTTAGAAGTAGTGAGCATAGACTAAAATTAAAAAATGGAGATATTCAAAGTGTAGAGATAGAGAGATCATCTGCTTCACATCAACTAATAGAAGAGTGTATGCTTTTAGCAAATATTGAAGCTAGTAAAAAAGTTAATAGTGTAGGAATTTTTAGAATACACGAAGAGCCACCATTTAAAGCCATATCAAAACTTGTAGATGAAGTAAATGCTTTAGGTGTAAAAGTAAAATTGCAAAACGATGTTCATACTACAATCACACATATACAAGAAAAAGCAAATAAAACGACTTTGCGTGAGGAGATTGATGAACTCATTATTCATTCGCAAACTCAAGCAAAATATAGTTCTAAAAACTTAGGACACTTTGGACTAGGGTTTGCTTCATATTCTCATTTTACAAGTCCAATTAGAAGATACTCTGATTTAGTTTTACATAGAATTTTAAAAACAAAACAAACTCCAAAAGATATAGATGTTATATGTGAATATATCTCTACGCAAGAGAGAAAAATAGATCAAATGGTTTGGGACTATGAAGATAGAAAATATGCAAGATGGGCTTTAAAAAATATAGGAAAAGAAGTAAAAGCAAAAATCACTGATACAGAAAGGGGAATAGCAGTTACTTATTCAGAAATTAGTGGAGCTAAAATATATCTAGATAATTACAAAGGGCAAGTACTTTTTAGTAAAATAAGAGTAATTCTTAAATCAAGTGATTTAATCTCTAAAAAGATAATAGGAAGTGTGAGGTACTAG
- a CDS encoding DsrE family protein — MQKEVKILWTTDNKETALHMVLLYAHNAKIKGWMEEVSVLVWGASQKLIAEDKEIQEKVKAMIDDGVKVTACLKCAENMQIAEGLEACNIDIYYTGELLSDWIKSGDTIISV; from the coding sequence ATGCAAAAAGAGGTAAAAATTTTATGGACTACAGACAATAAAGAAACAGCTTTACATATGGTACTTTTATATGCACACAATGCAAAAATTAAAGGTTGGATGGAAGAGGTTTCTGTTTTAGTTTGGGGAGCTAGTCAAAAACTAATAGCTGAAGATAAAGAGATTCAAGAAAAAGTTAAAGCTATGATTGATGATGGAGTAAAAGTTACAGCTTGTCTCAAATGTGCTGAAAATATGCAGATTGCAGAAGGCTTAGAAGCTTGTAATATTGATATCTATTATACTGGTGAGCTTTTAAGTGATTGGATAAAAAGTGGAGATACAATAATTAGTGTCTAA
- a CDS encoding DUF2721 domain-containing protein, whose product MDIEISTPALLFPAISLLLLAYTNRFLTTGQLIRALSSQARKDGIREFKGQIANLKKRLELTKWMQFFGVVSILLCTISMFCLFLGFYDIGKKIFGLSLITMCISLGISLWEVYISSNALDLELKDLTDKCN is encoded by the coding sequence ATGGACATTGAGATATCAACACCTGCACTACTTTTCCCGGCGATTTCACTACTTCTTTTAGCATATACGAATAGATTTTTAACAACAGGACAATTAATCAGGGCTCTTAGTAGTCAAGCAAGGAAAGATGGGATTAGAGAGTTTAAAGGTCAAATTGCAAATTTGAAAAAAAGACTTGAACTTACAAAATGGATGCAGTTTTTTGGTGTGGTATCTATACTTTTATGTACTATTTCTATGTTTTGTCTTTTTCTAGGTTTTTATGATATTGGAAAAAAAATCTTTGGCTTAAGTCTTATTACAATGTGTATCTCACTAGGAATTTCTCTTTGGGAAGTATATATCTCATCAAATGCTCTTGATTTGGAGTTAAAAGATTTAACAGACAAATGTAATTAA